One window from the genome of Mycolicibacterium gadium encodes:
- a CDS encoding NADH-quinone oxidoreductase subunit A: MGVYSPILVLCAIATAFAVGSVGMALAIGPRRYNRAKLDAYECGIEPAERPTASARIPIRFYLTAMLFIVFDIEIVFLYPWAVSFDSLGVFALVEMLLFMLTVFVAYAYVWRRGGLNWD, translated from the coding sequence ATGGGTGTCTATTCGCCGATACTCGTCCTCTGCGCGATCGCCACCGCGTTCGCGGTCGGCTCTGTGGGGATGGCGCTGGCGATCGGCCCGCGCCGGTATAACCGGGCCAAGCTCGATGCCTACGAGTGCGGTATCGAACCGGCCGAGAGACCGACGGCGTCGGCCCGGATCCCGATCAGGTTCTATCTGACCGCGATGTTGTTCATCGTGTTCGACATCGAAATCGTGTTTCTGTATCCGTGGGCGGTGTCGTTCGACTCATTGGGTGTATTCGCCTTGGTCGAGATGTTGCTCTTCATGCTGACGGTCTTTGTGGCCTACGCCTACGTGTGGCGGCGAGGTGGCCTCAATTGGGACTAG
- a CDS encoding NuoB/complex I 20 kDa subunit family protein yields MGLEEQLPGGILLSTLEKVAGYVRKGSLWPATFGLACCAIEMMSTASPRFDIARFGMERFSATPRQADLMIVAGRVSQKMAPVLRQVYDQMAEPKWVLAMGVCASSGGMFNNYAIVQGVDHIVPVDIYLPGCPPRPEMLLHAILMLHEQIQKMPLGVHRAEAIAAAEQAALSSPPTIVLTGLLR; encoded by the coding sequence TTGGGACTAGAAGAGCAGCTACCCGGTGGGATCTTGTTGTCCACCCTGGAAAAGGTGGCCGGTTACGTACGGAAGGGCTCCTTGTGGCCTGCGACGTTCGGATTGGCGTGTTGTGCGATCGAGATGATGTCCACGGCGTCACCGCGGTTCGACATCGCGCGGTTCGGAATGGAGCGGTTCTCGGCGACACCGCGGCAGGCCGATCTGATGATCGTCGCCGGTCGGGTCTCGCAGAAGATGGCACCGGTGCTTCGTCAGGTTTATGACCAGATGGCTGAGCCGAAATGGGTTCTCGCCATGGGCGTGTGTGCATCGTCGGGCGGGATGTTCAACAACTACGCAATCGTGCAGGGCGTCGACCACATCGTGCCGGTGGACATCTACCTACCGGGGTGCCCACCGCGTCCGGAGATGCTGTTGCACGCCATCCTGATGCTGCACGAACAGATTCAGAAGATGCCGCTCGGTGTGCACCGCGCCGAGGCCATCGCCGCGGCCGAACAGGCCGCGCTGTCATCGCCCCCCACCATCGTACTCACCGGCCTGCTCCGATGA
- a CDS encoding NADH-quinone oxidoreductase subunit C — MSGTIGTNGMRHGMFGVAGSGDTSGYGRLLQPLPKRPSSSRPYSGYFDEVVDLLTATLAKSGVADAIERVVVFRKELTLEVRREHLLAVAQVLRDEPGLRFELCLGVSGVHYPDDGGRELHALYPLTSITHNRRIQLEVSCPDADPHVPSLFSVYPTTDWHERETYDFFGIVFDGHPSLTRIEMPDDWQGHPQRKDYPLGGIPVEYHGASIPPPDERRSYR; from the coding sequence ATGAGCGGGACAATCGGCACGAATGGCATGCGCCACGGAATGTTCGGCGTTGCGGGCAGCGGCGATACGTCCGGCTATGGGCGGCTACTGCAGCCACTTCCCAAGCGGCCGAGCTCCTCTCGCCCGTACTCCGGCTACTTCGACGAAGTCGTCGACCTCCTGACAGCCACGCTTGCGAAGTCCGGCGTCGCTGACGCCATCGAGCGGGTTGTCGTCTTCCGCAAAGAACTGACACTGGAAGTACGAAGGGAGCACTTGCTTGCGGTGGCACAGGTGCTGCGGGATGAACCAGGGTTGCGGTTCGAGCTGTGCCTTGGGGTGTCGGGGGTGCACTACCCCGACGACGGCGGCCGTGAGCTGCACGCGCTGTACCCGCTGACGTCGATCACCCACAACCGTCGCATCCAGCTCGAGGTGAGCTGCCCAGATGCCGATCCGCATGTGCCGTCGCTCTTTTCGGTCTATCCGACGACGGACTGGCACGAGCGCGAGACCTATGACTTCTTCGGGATCGTCTTCGATGGGCATCCCTCGCTGACCCGTATCGAAATGCCCGATGACTGGCAGGGCCATCCGCAACGCAAGGACTATCCGTTGGGCGGCATCCCCGTCGAGTACCACGGCGCTTCGATTCCGCCACCCGACGAGCGCAGGTCCTACCGGTGA
- the nuoD gene encoding NADH dehydrogenase (quinone) subunit D produces MTAETVITVAGQDWDQIVAAAAAGSPSGERIVVNMGPQHPSTHGVLRLILEIEGETVTEARCGIGYLHTGIEKNLEYRNWTQGVTFVTRMDYLSPFFNETAYCLGVEKLLDVTDDIPERASVIRVLLMELNRISSHLVALATGGMELGAMSAMFFGFLGREDILKVFEAITGLRMNHAYIRPGGLAADLPDDGIDRIRALLTTLPGQLSDLEDLLRENAIWKARNKGVGYLDLTGCMALGITGPVLRSTGLPHDLRKTQPYCGYETFDFDVITDDGCDAYGRYLIRVEEMKESLKIVEQCVQRLEPGPVMITDKKLAWPADLKLGVDGLGNSAEHISTIMGDSMEGLIHHFKLVTEGIRVPAGQVYVAVESPRGHLGVHMVSDGGTRPYRVHYRDPSFTNLQAVAAMCEGGLVADVIAAVASIDPVMGGVDR; encoded by the coding sequence GTGACGGCCGAGACCGTGATCACGGTGGCTGGGCAGGATTGGGACCAGATCGTGGCGGCGGCCGCGGCCGGGTCACCGTCAGGGGAACGCATCGTCGTCAACATGGGACCCCAGCACCCGTCGACACACGGTGTCTTGCGGCTGATCCTGGAGATCGAGGGCGAGACGGTGACCGAGGCCCGCTGCGGTATCGGCTACCTGCATACCGGCATCGAAAAGAACCTGGAGTACCGCAACTGGACACAGGGCGTGACGTTCGTTACCCGAATGGATTACCTGTCCCCGTTCTTCAACGAGACCGCCTATTGCCTGGGTGTCGAGAAGCTGCTCGACGTCACCGATGACATTCCTGAGCGCGCCAGCGTGATTCGGGTGCTGCTGATGGAACTCAACCGCATCTCCAGTCATCTGGTCGCACTGGCGACCGGCGGCATGGAGTTGGGAGCCATGAGCGCCATGTTCTTCGGATTTCTCGGTCGCGAAGACATCCTGAAGGTTTTCGAGGCGATCACCGGCCTACGGATGAATCACGCCTACATCCGGCCGGGCGGGCTGGCCGCCGACTTGCCCGACGACGGCATTGACCGAATCCGAGCGCTGTTGACGACCCTGCCGGGCCAGCTGAGCGATCTCGAGGACCTGCTGCGCGAGAACGCAATCTGGAAGGCCCGTAACAAGGGCGTCGGATACCTGGATCTGACGGGGTGCATGGCACTCGGGATCACCGGACCGGTGTTGCGGTCCACCGGATTACCGCACGACCTCCGTAAGACCCAACCCTACTGCGGCTACGAGACATTCGACTTCGATGTCATCACCGACGACGGATGCGACGCCTACGGCCGCTACTTGATCCGGGTCGAAGAGATGAAGGAATCACTGAAGATCGTCGAGCAGTGTGTGCAGCGCCTGGAACCCGGTCCGGTGATGATCACCGACAAGAAACTGGCCTGGCCGGCGGATCTGAAGCTGGGGGTGGACGGCCTCGGCAACTCTGCTGAGCACATCTCCACGATCATGGGCGACTCCATGGAGGGGCTCATCCACCACTTCAAGCTCGTCACCGAGGGAATCCGGGTTCCGGCCGGACAGGTCTACGTCGCCGTCGAAAGTCCTCGGGGCCACCTGGGTGTGCACATGGTGTCCGACGGCGGCACCCGACCCTACCGGGTCCATTACCGCGACCCCTCGTTCACCAACCTCCAAGCCGTCGCCGCCATGTGTGAAGGCGGCTTGGTCGCCGACGTCATCGCCGCCGTCGCGAGCATCGACCCGGTCATGGGGGGTGTCGACCGCTGA
- the nuoE gene encoding NADH-quinone oxidoreductase subunit NuoE yields MTVDLQLGPRPDEPGAPIGNGATYPPDVTARLAADAAAIIAKYPKPRSALLPLLHLVQGHDGYVTTGGINFCARQLDLTDAEVTAVATFYSMYRRSPTGEYLVGVCTNTLCAVMGGDAILRTLQDHLGVDVGQTTDDGRVTLEQIECNAACDYAPVVMVNWEFFDNQSPDSACDLVDTLRGGQPPVPTRGAAPCSFRDTSRMLAGAPVDRAEADAGQVCTATLAGLRVARELGLTAPDTPDVTSESGQ; encoded by the coding sequence ATGACGGTGGACCTGCAACTGGGGCCACGGCCCGATGAACCCGGCGCGCCGATTGGTAATGGCGCCACGTATCCCCCCGACGTGACGGCGCGGCTGGCCGCCGACGCCGCTGCGATCATCGCGAAGTACCCGAAGCCCCGCTCTGCGCTCCTGCCGCTGTTGCATCTGGTGCAGGGCCACGACGGCTACGTCACCACCGGCGGCATCAATTTCTGTGCGCGCCAATTGGATCTGACCGATGCGGAGGTGACGGCCGTCGCCACCTTTTACTCGATGTATAGACGCAGCCCGACGGGTGAGTACCTGGTCGGCGTGTGCACGAACACGTTGTGTGCGGTGATGGGCGGCGATGCGATTCTGCGCACCCTTCAGGATCATCTCGGTGTCGATGTCGGGCAGACCACCGATGACGGACGGGTGACGCTCGAGCAAATCGAATGCAATGCCGCGTGCGACTACGCCCCGGTCGTGATGGTCAACTGGGAGTTCTTCGACAACCAATCACCAGATAGCGCATGTGATCTCGTTGACACACTGCGCGGGGGCCAACCGCCGGTGCCCACGCGCGGTGCCGCGCCGTGCAGCTTCAGAGACACTTCCCGCATGCTGGCCGGGGCACCTGTCGATCGCGCGGAAGCCGATGCCGGACAGGTCTGTACGGCGACGCTCGCCGGGCTGCGCGTGGCGCGCGAGCTGGGATTGACCGCACCCGATACACCCGACGTCACATCAGAATCGGGGCAGTAA
- the nuoF gene encoding NADH-quinone oxidoreductase subunit NuoF, with protein MVPSQAQSTPLTPVLSRFWDEPDSWSLETYRRHDGYRALDKALGMEPDDVIALVEKSGLRGRGGAGFRTGTKWSYIPQADTGIGAKPHFLVINADESEPGTCKDIPLMLMSPHALIEGAIIAAYAIRAHQAFIYVRGEVVPVLRRLQSAVAEAYAAGYLGKDIGWSGFDLEVVVHAGAGAYICGEETALLDSLEGGRGQPRLRPPFPAVAGLYACPTVVNNVETIASVPPILLNGIDWFASMGSEESPGFTLYSLSGHVKQPGQYEAPLGITLRELLAYAGGVRDGHELKFWTPGGSSTPLLTAEHLDVPLDYEGVAGVGSMLGTKALQIFDETTCVVRAVRRWTQFYAHESCGKCTPCREGTYWLTQIYRRLETGSGTQSDIQKLLDISDTLFGKSFCALGDGAASPIISSVKFFRAEYEAHLRGGCPFDPSASMLAPPEALI; from the coding sequence ATGGTGCCTTCGCAAGCCCAGTCGACGCCCTTGACGCCGGTGCTGAGCCGGTTCTGGGATGAGCCGGATTCCTGGTCGTTGGAAACCTACCGACGCCACGACGGCTACCGCGCCCTGGACAAGGCGCTGGGTATGGAACCCGATGACGTGATCGCCCTGGTCGAGAAATCGGGATTGCGGGGCCGCGGCGGCGCGGGCTTTCGCACCGGCACCAAGTGGTCCTACATTCCACAGGCTGACACCGGGATCGGCGCCAAGCCGCACTTTCTGGTCATCAATGCCGACGAGTCCGAACCCGGTACGTGCAAGGACATTCCGTTGATGTTGATGTCCCCGCACGCGCTGATCGAGGGTGCCATCATCGCCGCCTACGCAATTCGTGCACACCAGGCATTCATCTATGTGCGCGGGGAGGTCGTTCCTGTGCTGCGCCGCCTGCAGTCGGCGGTGGCCGAGGCGTATGCGGCGGGTTACCTGGGCAAGGACATCGGCTGGTCCGGATTTGACCTGGAGGTGGTGGTACATGCCGGCGCGGGGGCCTATATCTGCGGGGAGGAGACCGCTCTGCTGGATTCGCTCGAGGGTGGCCGCGGCCAACCCCGGTTGCGGCCGCCGTTCCCTGCGGTGGCGGGACTGTATGCCTGCCCGACGGTCGTCAACAACGTCGAGACCATCGCGAGCGTCCCACCGATCCTGCTGAACGGCATCGACTGGTTCGCCTCCATGGGATCAGAGGAATCACCGGGCTTCACGCTGTATTCGCTGTCCGGGCATGTGAAACAGCCTGGCCAGTATGAGGCACCGCTGGGCATCACTCTGCGCGAGTTGTTGGCATACGCGGGCGGTGTACGTGACGGGCACGAGTTGAAGTTCTGGACCCCGGGTGGTTCGTCGACACCGTTGCTGACCGCCGAACACCTTGATGTGCCACTGGATTACGAGGGAGTCGCCGGCGTCGGCTCGATGCTCGGCACAAAGGCGCTCCAGATTTTCGACGAAACGACGTGCGTGGTGCGCGCTGTGCGGCGCTGGACCCAGTTCTACGCGCACGAGTCCTGCGGCAAGTGCACTCCGTGCCGGGAAGGCACGTACTGGCTTACTCAGATCTATCGACGATTGGAGACCGGGTCGGGCACCCAGTCGGATATCCAGAAGTTGCTCGACATCTCAGACACTCTGTTCGGAAAGTCGTTCTGTGCGTTGGGCGACGGTGCCGCAAGCCCGATAATCTCCTCGGTCAAATTCTTTCGTGCGGAGTACGAAGCGCACCTGCGCGGCGGCTGCCCGTTCGACCCGTCGGCCTCCATGCTCGCGCCACCGGAGGCCCTGATATGA
- a CDS encoding NADH-quinone oxidoreductase subunit G, giving the protein MTLAEHRKEADVEGVHLTIDDVELSVPKGTLVIRAAELIGVQIPRFCDHPLLEPVGACRQCLVEVKGQRKPVASCTMAVAPDMVVRTQHTSENAGAAQLGVMELLLINHPLDCPVCDKGGECPLQNQAMSNGRSESRFTDTKRTFPKPINLSTQVLLDRERCVLCARCTRFSQQIAGDPTIELLERGALQQVGIAANEPFDSYFSGNTVQICPVGALTGSSYRFRARPFDLISSPTACEHCASGCALRTDHRRGKVLRRLAGDDPLVNEEWNCDKGRWSFRYADVGDRITTPQIRRGDGALRPASWPEALRLAAAGLAAAKGNAGVLVGGRCTVEDAYAYSKFARLVLGTNDIDFRIRPHSSEEAQFLAANVAGQPMTVSYGDLEQAPVVVIAGFDPEEESPIVFLRLRKAARKHGTRVVSIAPFASRGLTKMGGRVVMTAPGAEAAALAGLSGDELLHQPGALILVGERLATSPGALSAAIQLAAATGARLAWIPRRAGDRGALEAGCLPNLLPGGRPVANNRAREQTAAAWNHTDLPAVPGRDTTEILAAARAGELSALLVGGIDIADLSDPGAALAAIAAARFVVSLELRESAVTELADVVFPVAPAAEKAGAFLNWEARFRSFEAALTTNAVADLRVLHGLSDEIGVDLGCPTAAVAAAEMARLGVWVGRRSAAPQDPSAEPERLNVGQAVLAGWRMLLDGGRLQDGEPNLAGTARHSVARLSAATASEIGLAPGDSVTVSTAHGEVHLPLSITEMSDRVVWLPLNSTGSAVHAQLGVTTGAVVRIRRTV; this is encoded by the coding sequence ATGACCCTCGCCGAACACCGCAAGGAAGCTGACGTGGAGGGGGTGCACCTCACCATCGACGACGTGGAACTCAGCGTGCCCAAGGGCACGTTGGTGATTCGGGCCGCCGAGTTGATCGGTGTGCAGATACCGCGCTTCTGTGATCACCCGTTGTTGGAGCCGGTGGGAGCATGCCGTCAGTGTCTGGTCGAGGTCAAGGGTCAGCGTAAACCGGTGGCGTCGTGCACTATGGCCGTCGCTCCCGACATGGTGGTGCGCACCCAGCACACCTCGGAGAACGCCGGCGCGGCTCAACTCGGCGTGATGGAGCTGTTGCTGATCAACCACCCGCTGGACTGCCCCGTGTGTGACAAGGGCGGTGAGTGCCCGCTTCAAAACCAGGCCATGTCCAACGGAAGGTCCGAAAGCCGATTCACCGACACCAAACGGACCTTCCCCAAGCCGATCAACCTCTCGACGCAGGTGCTGCTGGATCGCGAGCGCTGTGTGTTGTGCGCCCGGTGCACTCGCTTCTCGCAGCAGATCGCGGGCGATCCGACCATCGAGTTGTTGGAACGCGGTGCTTTGCAACAGGTCGGCATCGCGGCCAATGAACCGTTCGATTCCTACTTTTCGGGTAATACCGTCCAGATTTGTCCGGTCGGCGCATTGACCGGCAGCAGTTACCGCTTCCGGGCCCGCCCCTTCGATCTCATCTCCTCGCCGACGGCGTGCGAACACTGCGCATCCGGATGCGCGCTGCGCACCGACCATCGCCGTGGAAAGGTGTTACGTCGCCTCGCAGGTGATGACCCACTTGTCAATGAAGAGTGGAACTGCGACAAGGGGCGCTGGTCCTTCCGGTATGCCGATGTCGGCGATCGCATAACCACACCACAGATCCGTCGCGGTGACGGCGCGCTGCGACCGGCTTCCTGGCCGGAAGCGCTCAGGCTGGCTGCTGCCGGGCTGGCTGCGGCGAAAGGTAATGCCGGAGTCCTCGTCGGTGGACGGTGCACCGTCGAAGATGCCTACGCGTACAGCAAGTTCGCGCGGTTGGTGCTGGGTACCAACGACATCGACTTCCGCATCCGGCCCCACTCGAGCGAAGAGGCACAGTTCCTTGCCGCGAACGTCGCCGGGCAACCGATGACGGTGAGCTACGGCGATCTCGAACAGGCACCGGTGGTGGTGATCGCCGGGTTCGACCCCGAAGAGGAATCACCGATCGTGTTCCTGCGGCTACGCAAAGCCGCGCGAAAGCACGGCACACGGGTGGTTTCGATCGCGCCGTTCGCGAGCCGTGGCCTGACGAAAATGGGCGGACGCGTCGTCATGACGGCGCCAGGGGCCGAGGCCGCCGCCCTCGCCGGCCTGTCGGGCGACGAGCTATTGCACCAGCCCGGCGCTCTGATCCTGGTGGGGGAGAGGCTGGCGACCAGCCCTGGGGCGCTGTCCGCCGCGATTCAACTCGCCGCTGCGACCGGCGCACGCCTGGCGTGGATTCCGCGGCGGGCCGGCGATCGTGGCGCACTTGAGGCAGGTTGCCTGCCCAACCTGCTGCCCGGCGGCCGGCCCGTCGCCAATAACCGGGCCCGCGAACAGACCGCCGCGGCGTGGAACCACACCGACCTGCCCGCGGTGCCCGGGAGGGACACGACCGAGATCCTGGCCGCCGCCCGTGCCGGTGAACTCAGTGCCCTGCTCGTTGGCGGAATCGATATTGCGGACCTATCCGACCCGGGTGCCGCGCTCGCCGCCATCGCTGCTGCGCGATTCGTCGTGAGTCTCGAACTGCGGGAGAGCGCCGTCACCGAGCTCGCCGACGTCGTTTTCCCGGTGGCACCCGCCGCCGAGAAAGCTGGCGCATTCCTGAACTGGGAGGCCCGGTTTCGGTCATTCGAGGCCGCGCTCACCACCAACGCGGTCGCGGACCTGCGGGTCCTGCACGGGCTGTCCGACGAAATCGGTGTCGACCTCGGTTGCCCTACCGCTGCGGTGGCGGCCGCCGAGATGGCGCGGCTCGGGGTGTGGGTAGGGCGCCGCAGCGCCGCACCGCAAGATCCATCCGCCGAGCCTGAGCGGCTCAATGTGGGCCAGGCGGTGTTGGCGGGTTGGCGGATGCTCCTCGACGGCGGCCGACTCCAGGACGGCGAACCGAATCTGGCCGGCACCGCTCGGCACTCCGTTGCCCGCTTGTCAGCGGCGACGGCCAGTGAAATCGGGTTAGCTCCAGGTGATTCAGTGACCGTGAGCACCGCCCATGGGGAGGTCCACCTACCACTGTCGATCACCGAGATGTCTGATCGCGTCGTCTGGCTGCCGCTCAACTCGACCGGCTCGGCGGTCCACGCCCAGCTCGGAGTCACCACCGGCGCGGTGGTGCGAATCCGGAGGACAGTGTGA
- the nuoH gene encoding NADH-quinone oxidoreductase subunit NuoH produces the protein MTQQPDLSWFGHDPWWLVVAKALGVFVFLLVTVLVAILVERRVLGRMQMRFGPNRVGPYGLLQSLVDGVKLALKEGLVPAGVDKPIYLLAPIIAVIPAFMAFAVIPMGGAVSVFGHHTALQLTDLAVAVLYVLAVTSIGVYGIVLAGWASGSTYPLLGGLRSSAQVVSYEIAMALSFAAVFLHAGTMSTSEIVAAQSGTWYIFLLLPSFLIYVTAMVGETNRAPFDLPEAEGELVGGFHTEYSSLKFAMFMLAEYVNMTTVSALATTIFLGGWQAPWPFSVWDGANSGWVTLIWFTAKVWIFLFAFIWLRATLPRLRYDQFMALGWKLLIPVSLAWIMTVATLRTVDAEGELSAAVAGLVLLALTLIVLRRNQVRRAPEPETTDGSFAPMLGGFPVPPLPGQVCAVDAHIGDPVAEPIHNGNSIPIDAVLSRGNSHDA, from the coding sequence GTGACGCAACAACCCGACCTCTCCTGGTTCGGCCATGACCCGTGGTGGTTGGTTGTGGCCAAGGCACTTGGGGTGTTCGTATTCCTACTGGTCACCGTCCTGGTGGCGATCCTGGTGGAGCGCAGGGTTCTTGGACGGATGCAGATGCGGTTCGGTCCGAACCGGGTGGGGCCGTACGGACTGTTGCAGTCGCTGGTGGATGGCGTAAAGCTCGCCCTCAAGGAGGGACTGGTGCCGGCGGGGGTCGACAAGCCGATCTACCTGCTCGCGCCGATCATTGCGGTGATCCCGGCATTCATGGCGTTCGCGGTGATCCCCATGGGCGGGGCGGTTTCGGTGTTCGGACATCACACTGCGCTGCAGTTGACCGATCTCGCCGTCGCGGTGCTCTACGTCCTTGCGGTCACCTCGATCGGGGTGTATGGGATCGTGCTGGCAGGCTGGGCGTCCGGCTCCACCTATCCACTGCTGGGCGGATTGCGCTCCAGCGCCCAGGTGGTCTCCTACGAGATCGCGATGGCGCTCTCGTTCGCAGCAGTGTTCCTGCACGCGGGCACCATGTCGACCTCGGAGATCGTGGCCGCCCAGAGCGGGACTTGGTACATCTTTCTGTTACTGCCGTCGTTCCTCATCTATGTCACAGCGATGGTCGGCGAAACCAACCGCGCACCATTCGATCTGCCCGAGGCCGAAGGTGAACTGGTCGGCGGCTTCCACACCGAGTACTCATCGCTGAAGTTCGCGATGTTCATGCTCGCCGAGTACGTCAACATGACCACCGTCTCCGCGCTGGCGACGACGATCTTCCTCGGCGGCTGGCAGGCGCCGTGGCCGTTCAGCGTGTGGGACGGTGCCAACTCCGGTTGGGTGACCCTGATCTGGTTCACCGCAAAGGTCTGGATCTTCCTGTTCGCATTCATTTGGCTGCGTGCGACCCTGCCGCGATTGCGTTACGACCAGTTCATGGCGTTGGGCTGGAAACTGCTCATCCCGGTTTCACTGGCCTGGATAATGACCGTGGCCACCTTGCGCACCGTCGACGCCGAGGGAGAACTCTCGGCAGCTGTCGCCGGCCTCGTGTTGCTCGCGCTGACGCTGATTGTGCTGCGGCGCAACCAAGTCCGAAGGGCCCCTGAGCCAGAGACGACAGACGGGTCGTTTGCCCCGATGCTCGGCGGATTCCCGGTTCCGCCACTGCCAGGACAAGTGTGTGCCGTCGATGCGCACATCGGTGACCCTGTCGCCGAGCCAATCCACAACGGGAACTCGATCCCGATCGACGCTGTGCTGAGCAGGGGGAATAGTCACGATGCCTAA
- the nuoI gene encoding NADH-quinone oxidoreductase subunit NuoI has translation MPKFLAAVAGFGVTFSTMFKRPITEQYPEHKEPTAPRYHGRHQLNRYDDGLEKCIGCELCAWACPADAIYVEGAQNTETERFSPGERYGRVYQINYLRCIGCGLCIEACPTRALTMTNEFEMADDNRADLIYGKDKLLIPLLPGMVPLPHPMAEGTTDEDYYRGKIAGATDADADGGVDS, from the coding sequence ATGCCTAAGTTTCTCGCAGCGGTCGCCGGTTTCGGTGTCACGTTCTCGACGATGTTCAAAAGGCCGATCACTGAACAGTATCCGGAGCACAAGGAGCCGACCGCGCCGCGCTACCACGGCCGCCACCAGTTGAACCGCTATGACGACGGGCTGGAGAAGTGCATCGGCTGTGAGCTGTGTGCGTGGGCATGTCCGGCCGACGCCATCTATGTAGAAGGCGCGCAAAATACTGAGACGGAGCGCTTTTCACCCGGCGAACGGTACGGCCGGGTGTATCAGATCAACTACCTGCGCTGTATCGGCTGTGGCCTGTGCATCGAGGCGTGCCCCACCCGTGCACTGACGATGACCAACGAATTCGAGATGGCCGACGACAACCGCGCGGACCTCATCTACGGCAAGGACAAGCTCCTGATACCGCTGCTGCCCGGAATGGTGCCCCTGCCACACCCCATGGCCGAAGGCACCACCGACGAGGACTACTACCGCGGCAAGATCGCCGGTGCCACAGATGCCGATGCCGACGGGGGTGTCGACTCGTGA
- a CDS encoding NADH-quinone oxidoreductase subunit J, translating into MRVVASTALLAAEPLTQTSTAEAVVFWILAAVTALAAVGVVVAPSAVYSAIFLATTMINLAVLYIAQDALFLGVVQVIVYTGAVMMLFLFVVMLVGVDLSESLVETLRGQRIAAIVAGAGFAMVLTGTFGNIATTGFTGLSDANAGGNVQGLAELIFTRYLWAFELTGALLITATLAAMMLAHRERLTRRKSQRDLARQRFQPGGHPTPLPAPGVYARHNAVDIPARLPDGGVCDLSVSRTLKRRGLVLTLLVSESRTTSTSTVEEGVQ; encoded by the coding sequence GTGAGAGTTGTTGCGTCGACGGCGCTGCTTGCGGCCGAGCCCCTCACGCAGACCTCGACCGCCGAGGCGGTGGTGTTCTGGATTCTGGCGGCGGTGACGGCGCTCGCTGCCGTCGGCGTGGTCGTGGCGCCCAGTGCGGTGTACTCCGCGATTTTCCTGGCAACCACGATGATCAATCTGGCCGTCCTTTACATCGCCCAGGACGCGCTGTTCCTCGGTGTCGTGCAGGTGATTGTCTACACCGGTGCGGTGATGATGTTGTTCCTGTTCGTCGTCATGCTCGTGGGTGTCGACCTGTCGGAATCGTTGGTCGAAACCCTACGCGGGCAACGCATTGCCGCCATTGTCGCGGGGGCGGGTTTCGCAATGGTCTTGACCGGCACATTCGGCAACATCGCGACTACCGGGTTCACCGGCTTGTCCGATGCCAACGCCGGCGGGAACGTGCAGGGGCTGGCGGAATTGATCTTCACCAGGTATCTCTGGGCCTTCGAGCTCACCGGTGCACTGCTGATCACCGCCACCTTGGCTGCGATGATGCTCGCCCACCGCGAACGTTTGACGAGACGCAAGAGCCAACGCGACCTGGCGCGGCAACGGTTCCAACCCGGCGGACATCCCACCCCGTTGCCGGCACCCGGCGTCTACGCGCGCCACAACGCCGTCGACATTCCGGCCCGGCTCCCCGACGGCGGCGTCTGCGACCTCTCGGTCAGCAGGACCCTGAAGCGAAGGGGACTCGTGCTGACGCTGCTCGTTTCTGAATCTCGTACGACATCGACTTCGACAGTGGAAGAGGGTGTGCAGTGA
- the nuoK gene encoding NADH-quinone oxidoreductase subunit NuoK: MNPVNYLHLSALLFTVGAAGVLLRRNALVMFMCVELMLNAANLAFVAFSRMHGHLDGQVVAFFTMVVAACEVVVGLAIIMTIFRTRRSVSADGANLLRN; the protein is encoded by the coding sequence GTGAATCCGGTGAACTATCTCCACTTGTCGGCGTTGCTGTTCACCGTCGGCGCGGCCGGAGTGCTGTTGCGGCGCAATGCGCTTGTCATGTTCATGTGCGTCGAGCTGATGCTGAATGCCGCCAACCTGGCGTTCGTGGCGTTCTCGCGAATGCACGGCCACCTCGATGGGCAGGTGGTGGCGTTCTTCACGATGGTGGTGGCCGCCTGCGAGGTCGTGGTGGGCCTCGCGATAATCATGACGATCTTCCGCACCCGCCGATCGGTTTCGGCCGACGGCGCCAACCTTCTGCGGAACTGA